GAGGATTAAAATATTTAAAGTTTACGAGTGTTGGCAGAAATTATTGAGTTTTAATAACTGTTCACTTTTTAACTAATTTTTCTATTTTTTTCTAAATTATGTTCAAGTATAAAATGTAAAAATTTTTTTCAATGATATGTCGCTATTTTTTAAATTAACTTCGCCCTCACCAGTAATTTAGTTCAATAATTTATAATAATTGTCAATATTTAATTTTAATAATTTTTAACTTATTATTCTTAATAAAAGTTATTAAAATCTATTTATATTAGAAATAACAAATATATAAGTAATTATAATTAATTCTATAATTATTCAATTGAATATAGGAGTTTCTGATTGATATGATTTGGAATAACAATATTTTGAGTGATAAAAGTAGGGAAATTGATGAAATGGAGGAAGAATTTCAACTTATGTACCTTGCATCAACAATCGTTGATGGTACTTTCAATTTCTTTAAAATTGAACGAAAAACTTCCAAAGTGGGAAAACCTTCTTTTAACCTTAAAGATATGATAAAACTAATTTTTTATGGATATATGAATAAAATAACAAGCACTGTGGAATTGGCTTACAATGCAAAGTATAATCATTTGTATAATTGGATTTCACATGGCATTGAACCAAGTGATAGGACAATACGGGATTACTGTAAGTATTTTCAACCGATTTACCAGTTAATCATGAGTTTTATCTTAATTGTGGCCAATAGGATTGGTTTAACTGATTTTGAACATATTGCAATCGACGGAACAATTAAAGGTGCTTACAATTCGCCTTTCAATATAATTAAAGAAAAAGACATTAGTTTATTAATAAAGCATTATATGGTTGAAGAATTGTCAAAAGAAGAAATAAAAAAGCTTAGAAGAACAGCACGAAAATTTTTAGAGGATAAATCAAAATCGGATGAAGAAAAAGTTGATATTCTTTTTTATTGGCGACATTTGTTGGATTATTCTGGCCAGGTGTCGCTTGCTTTAAACGATTATGATGCTCGACTCATGAAAACTAAAGATAATGGTCAGAAATATCCTAAATTTTCATTTAACATTCAGTTGGGCACTGATACGAAATCGAAGTTAATATGTGGAGTTAATGCAGTTCAAAATCCCACGGATCACTATCAAATTCCTGCATTAATGAATCAAATCCTCGTTAATTTACAAATTAAACCCCAAAAAATTAG
This window of the uncultured Methanobrevibacter sp. genome carries:
- a CDS encoding transposase gives rise to the protein MIWNNNILSDKSREIDEMEEEFQLMYLASTIVDGTFNFFKIERKTSKVGKPSFNLKDMIKLIFYGYMNKITSTVELAYNAKYNHLYNWISHGIEPSDRTIRDYCKYFQPIYQLIMSFILIVANRIGLTDFEHIAIDGTIKGAYNSPFNIIKEKDISLLIKHYMVEELSKEEIKKLRRTARKFLEDKSKSDEEKVDILFYWRHLLDYSGQVSLALNDYDARLMKTKDNGQKYPKFSFNIQLGTDTKSKLICGVNAVQNPTDHYQIPALMNQILVNLQIKPQKISADTIYSTLANLNYLDSLGVTALIPTKQQNRENSGNLPDNPFAIDYFVFEEYKNVFICPNNEELTLDGAYRAPQEKGGGNKIKLVYSNYQACKNCKYKGTCYTTNHRTITRYVHEVTYKVERLMSTKDGIKDYKLRSKTVEAHNGTFKRIYHYDYIPIIGLKRVQNLMFTIVASYNLIRLFNLIKENKMDLYSIISAIQFISQT